One genomic window of Microbaculum marinisediminis includes the following:
- a CDS encoding septation protein A has translation MTRPETVERHPGPPEWVRPALELGPLVIFFIGNWKLGIFWATGLFIPATLISVAISWIILRNVPVMPLVTAVFVTVFGGLTLWLQDDVFIKMKPTIVNLAFAGILVAGLYFRRTLLKYAFGTVFQLSEEGWRVITWRWAVFFVFLAVLNEVVWRNFSTDFWVSFKVFGIMPITMLFAVAQLPLLKKYGLEDEAEKA, from the coding sequence ATGACCCGTCCCGAAACCGTCGAACGCCATCCCGGCCCGCCGGAATGGGTGCGCCCGGCGCTGGAGCTCGGCCCGCTCGTCATCTTCTTCATCGGCAACTGGAAGCTCGGCATCTTCTGGGCGACCGGCCTGTTCATCCCGGCGACGCTGATCTCGGTTGCGATCTCGTGGATCATCCTGCGCAACGTGCCGGTGATGCCGCTGGTCACGGCGGTCTTCGTCACCGTGTTCGGCGGGCTGACGCTGTGGCTGCAGGACGACGTCTTCATCAAGATGAAGCCGACCATCGTGAACCTCGCCTTCGCCGGGATCCTGGTCGCCGGGCTCTATTTCCGCCGCACGCTGCTCAAATACGCCTTCGGCACCGTGTTCCAGCTCAGCGAGGAGGGCTGGCGCGTCATCACCTGGCGCTGGGCGGTCTTCTTCGTCTTCCTGGCGGTGCTGAACGAGGTCGTCTGGCGCAACTTCTCCACCGACTTCTGGGTCAGCTTCAAGGTGTTCGGCATCATGCCGATCACCATGCTGTTCGCCGTGGCGCAGCTGCCGCTTCTGAAGAAATACGGGCTGGAGGACGAGGCCGAGAAGGCCTGA
- a CDS encoding NUDIX hydrolase, whose amino-acid sequence MSDLEPDFHHTVPPGDTLERRVCTRCGFVHYDNPKVVVGSVVRSQGGILLCRRAIFPRRGFWTIPAGYLELNEAPDAGARREAFEEANAEIAISGILAVYSVPRLSQVQVIFQATLAGGFSPGAESLEVKLFDWADIPWDELAFPSVHWALGHDRASELGEAAPPFVNPQGQTGDLFPGGKPLTR is encoded by the coding sequence ATGAGCGATCTCGAGCCCGACTTCCACCACACCGTCCCGCCCGGCGACACGCTGGAGCGGCGCGTGTGCACGCGCTGCGGCTTTGTCCACTACGACAATCCCAAGGTCGTCGTCGGCTCGGTGGTCCGGTCGCAGGGCGGGATCCTGCTCTGCCGCCGCGCGATCTTCCCCCGCCGCGGCTTCTGGACGATCCCCGCCGGCTATCTGGAACTGAACGAAGCCCCCGATGCCGGCGCCCGCCGCGAGGCGTTCGAGGAGGCCAACGCCGAGATCGCCATTTCCGGCATCCTCGCCGTCTATTCGGTGCCGCGGTTGTCGCAGGTGCAGGTGATCTTCCAGGCGACGCTCGCCGGCGGTTTCTCGCCCGGCGCGGAAAGCCTGGAGGTGAAGCTGTTCGACTGGGCCGACATCCCCTGGGACGAGCTCGCCTTCCCGTCGGTGCACTGGGCGCTGGGCCACGACAGGGCGAGCGAACTCGGCGAGGCCGCCCCGCCCTTCGTCAACCCGCAAGGCCAGACCGGCGACCTGTTTCCCGGCGGCAAGCCGCTGACCCGGTAG
- a CDS encoding DsbE family thiol:disulfide interchange protein, with the protein MTAEDTAPGKSGPGNPAPEKSAPAKAARPKRSLLGRIVVATPLVVFAGLAGLFLFRLYAGDPSVVPSALIGREVPQFSLPALDGLVEDGKAVPGFSTDDLKGQGVTVVNVWASWCVPCREEHPFIEALGEDDRFRVFGLNYKDGADNARRFLGRYGNPFDAVGADEKGRVGIDWGVYGVPETFVVDNDGRIVFKHVGPLNARSLADRLMPEIEKALKPKPSS; encoded by the coding sequence ATGACCGCCGAGGACACCGCTCCCGGAAAGTCGGGGCCCGGGAATCCGGCGCCCGAGAAATCCGCGCCCGCGAAAGCCGCCAGACCGAAGCGCTCGCTGCTCGGCCGCATCGTCGTCGCCACGCCGCTGGTGGTGTTCGCGGGTCTCGCCGGGCTGTTCCTGTTCCGCCTCTATGCCGGTGACCCGAGCGTCGTGCCCTCCGCCCTGATCGGCCGCGAGGTGCCCCAATTCAGCCTCCCCGCCCTCGACGGCCTGGTGGAGGACGGCAAGGCGGTGCCGGGCTTTTCGACCGACGACCTCAAGGGCCAGGGCGTGACCGTGGTCAATGTCTGGGCGTCGTGGTGCGTGCCCTGCCGCGAGGAGCATCCCTTCATCGAGGCCCTGGGCGAGGACGACCGCTTCCGCGTCTTCGGCCTCAACTACAAGGACGGCGCCGACAACGCCCGCCGCTTCCTCGGCCGCTACGGCAATCCGTTCGATGCCGTCGGCGCCGACGAGAAGGGCCGCGTCGGCATCGACTGGGGCGTCTACGGCGTGCCCGAGACCTTCGTCGTCGACAACGACGGCCGCATCGTCTTCAAGCATGTCGGCCCGCTCAACGCGCGCTCGCTGGCCGACCGGCTGATGCCCGAAATCGAGAAGGCGCTGAAGCCGAAGCCCTCTTCCTGA
- the ccmD gene encoding heme exporter protein CcmD: MVDHLGFIVAAYALTATVLLGLVVWVVADGRVQKAALAELDRRGVRRAGGNR, encoded by the coding sequence ATGGTCGACCATCTCGGATTCATCGTCGCCGCCTATGCCCTGACCGCCACCGTGCTGCTCGGCCTCGTCGTCTGGGTGGTCGCCGACGGCCGCGTCCAGAAGGCGGCGCTGGCCGAACTCGACAGGCGCGGCGTGCGCCGCGCGGGCGGCAACCGATGA
- a CDS encoding heme ABC transporter permease gives MIELANPTRFMAYSERLLPWLWAAAALVCALGLFLAFRAPADYQQGETVLIMYIHVPAAWLAMMCYSIVAVSSLGTLVWRHPLADVSAKAAAPIGAAFTFLALVTGSLWGKPMWGTWWVWDARLTSVLILFLMYLGLIALWRAFDDPARAARPVAILALVGFVNIPIIKFSVDWWNTLHQPASVFRLDGPTIDSSMLYPLLTMGVGYTLLFFALHTAAMRNEVMRRRVRALRVRAAGALAPAQ, from the coding sequence ATGATCGAACTCGCCAACCCGACCCGATTCATGGCGTACTCCGAACGCCTGCTGCCCTGGCTGTGGGCCGCGGCCGCGCTTGTCTGCGCGCTCGGCCTTTTCCTGGCCTTCCGCGCGCCCGCCGACTACCAGCAGGGCGAGACCGTGCTGATCATGTACATCCACGTGCCGGCCGCCTGGCTGGCGATGATGTGCTATTCGATCGTCGCCGTGTCGTCGCTGGGCACGCTGGTCTGGCGCCACCCGCTCGCCGACGTCTCGGCCAAGGCCGCAGCCCCGATCGGCGCCGCCTTCACCTTCCTGGCGCTGGTCACCGGCTCGCTGTGGGGCAAGCCGATGTGGGGCACCTGGTGGGTGTGGGACGCGCGCCTGACCTCGGTGCTGATCCTGTTCCTGATGTATCTCGGCCTGATCGCGCTATGGCGCGCCTTCGACGATCCCGCCCGCGCCGCGCGGCCCGTCGCGATCCTGGCGCTGGTCGGCTTCGTCAACATCCCGATTATCAAGTTCTCGGTCGACTGGTGGAACACCCTGCACCAGCCCGCCAGCGTCTTCCGCCTCGACGGGCCGACGATCGATTCCTCGATGCTGTATCCGCTTCTGACCATGGGCGTCGGCTATACGCTCCTGTTCTTCGCCCTACATACCGCGGCCATGCGCAACGAGGTGATGCGCCGCCGGGTCCGGGCGCTGCGCGTCAGGGCGGCCGGCGCGCTGGCGCCCGCGCAATGA
- the ccmB gene encoding heme exporter protein CcmB: MTGAVAALFRREIRLSLRVGGGAMMGAVFFLIVIALMPFAIGPDLNLLKRVGPAVLWIGALLATLIGLDRLFQADHEDGSLDLLTMTETPLVVIVAVKAIAHWVTTGLPLVVAAPLLGLMLNVDPAALGAVALTLLVGTPALTFLGAIGAALTVALRRGGLLVPVTVLPLTVPVLIFGVGATDAAITGPVPMSTPLLVLAALTLLSLVLAPIAAAAALKLALE, translated from the coding sequence ATGACCGGCGCCGTCGCCGCCCTGTTCCGCCGCGAGATCCGCCTGTCGCTGCGCGTCGGCGGCGGCGCCATGATGGGCGCGGTGTTCTTTCTGATCGTCATCGCGCTGATGCCCTTCGCCATCGGCCCCGACCTGAACCTCCTGAAGCGGGTCGGCCCGGCGGTCCTCTGGATAGGCGCGCTGCTGGCCACCCTGATCGGCCTCGACCGGCTGTTCCAGGCCGATCACGAGGACGGCTCGCTCGACCTCCTGACCATGACCGAGACGCCGCTCGTCGTCATCGTCGCGGTGAAGGCGATCGCCCACTGGGTGACGACCGGCCTGCCGCTGGTCGTCGCCGCGCCGCTGCTCGGGCTGATGCTCAACGTCGATCCCGCCGCCCTCGGCGCCGTCGCGCTGACGCTTCTGGTCGGCACGCCGGCGCTGACCTTCCTGGGCGCCATCGGCGCGGCCCTGACGGTGGCGCTGCGCCGCGGCGGCCTGCTGGTTCCGGTGACGGTCTTGCCGCTGACGGTGCCCGTGCTCATCTTCGGCGTCGGCGCGACGGACGCGGCGATCACCGGCCCGGTGCCGATGTCGACGCCGCTTCTGGTCCTTGCCGCGTTGACGCTTCTGAGCCTCGTTCTCGCCCCGATCGCCGCCGCCGCGGCGCTGAAACTGGCGCTGGAGTAG
- the ccmA gene encoding heme ABC exporter ATP-binding protein CcmA, translating to MKLVGDDLACVRGGREVFSGLGFAVDAGELLVLRGPNGAGKSSLLRLVAGLVPVSAGRLRLDGAAEDVPVGEYAHYVGHLDALKPALTVAENLGFWAGMLGRRKADTGTALAEVGLAALADFPAGILSAGQRRRLALARLIACERPLWLLDEPTTAIDAQARARLFDLIRAHLAGGGLALVATHDALPFETRVLEMGGPAPNPARNDAGAETGADTGGDAT from the coding sequence ATGAAGCTGGTGGGAGACGATCTCGCGTGCGTGCGCGGCGGCCGCGAGGTGTTTTCCGGCCTCGGTTTCGCGGTCGATGCCGGCGAGCTTCTGGTGCTGCGCGGCCCCAACGGCGCCGGCAAGTCGTCGCTCTTGCGCCTCGTCGCCGGGCTGGTGCCCGTGAGCGCGGGCCGGCTCCGCCTCGACGGTGCCGCCGAGGACGTGCCGGTCGGCGAGTACGCCCACTATGTCGGCCATCTCGACGCGCTGAAGCCCGCGCTCACCGTTGCCGAGAACCTCGGCTTCTGGGCCGGGATGCTCGGCCGGCGCAAGGCCGATACAGGCACTGCGCTCGCGGAGGTCGGCCTTGCCGCGCTCGCCGACTTTCCCGCCGGCATCCTGTCGGCCGGCCAGCGCCGGCGCCTTGCGCTCGCCCGCCTGATCGCCTGCGAGCGGCCGCTGTGGCTGCTGGACGAGCCGACGACGGCGATCGACGCGCAGGCGCGTGCGCGCCTATTCGACCTGATTCGCGCCCATCTCGCCGGCGGCGGCCTGGCACTCGTGGCGACCCATGACGCGCTGCCCTTCGAGACGCGGGTGCTGGAGATGGGCGGCCCCGCGCCAAACCCGGCCCGGAACGATGCCGGCGCTGAAACGGGTGCCGATACTGGAGGGGACGCGACATGA
- the acnA gene encoding aconitate hydratase AcnA — protein sequence MTSTSLDSFKARKTLKVGNKTYEYFSLKAAEKNGLKDISSLPYSLKVLLENLLRNEDGRTVKKADIKAMASWLRKRSSDREIAFRPARVLMQDFTGVPAIVDLAAMRDAMTALGGDPKKINPLVPVDLVIDHSVIVDAFGNQRAFKVNVDREYERNGERYRFLRWGQEAFDNFRVVPPGTGICHQVNLEYLGQTVWTKKFKTKDAKGKTNTVEQAFPDTLVGTDSHTTMVNGLSVLGWGVGGIEAEAAMLGQPISMLIPEVIGFKLTGKLKEGVTATDLVLTVTQMLRQKGVVGKFVEFYGAGLNHLPLEDRATIANMAPEYGATCGFFPIDEDTIRYLNQTGRAKGRIELVEAYAKAQGMYRTARAKDPVFTDSLELDLGDVEPSIAGPKRPQDRVLLSEAKPKFVEALKTEFGKGEEIERRAEVDGESFDLGHGDVVIAAITSCTNTSNPYVMMAAGLVARNAAALGLKPKPWVKTSLAPGSQVVAEYLEKSGLQKELNKVGFNLVGFGCTTCIGNSGPLPEPVSKTVNSADLVACSVLSGNRNFEGRVNPDVRANYLASPPLVVVYALAGSMQIDITKDAIGTDRKGNPVYLKDIWPSSEEVADVVHKTITRSMFREKYADVFKGDRHWRKIAVEGGLTYGWESKSTYVQNPPYFVDMAREPEAVTDIENARVLGLFLDSITTDHISPAGSIKADSPAGQYLVGNKVKPIDFNQYGTRRGNHEVMMRGTFANIRIKNQMVPGVEGGVTIHHPDGKEMSIYDAAMKYRGENVPLVVFAGKEYGTGSSRDWAAKGTRLLGVRAVVAQSFERIHRSNLIGMGVLPLQFTDDQSWQTLGLTGDEIVTIEGLQETLKPGATLTAKITFADGKTKSVPLLCRIDTLDELDYFKNGGILQYVLRNLAA from the coding sequence GTGACCTCCACCTCCCTCGACAGTTTCAAAGCCCGCAAGACCCTCAAGGTCGGCAACAAGACCTACGAGTATTTCAGCCTCAAGGCGGCCGAGAAGAACGGTCTCAAGGACATCTCCTCGCTTCCCTATTCGCTCAAGGTCCTTCTGGAGAACCTGCTGCGCAACGAGGACGGGCGCACCGTCAAGAAGGCCGATATCAAGGCGATGGCGAGCTGGCTGCGCAAGCGGTCGTCCGACCGCGAGATCGCCTTCCGCCCGGCGCGCGTGCTGATGCAGGACTTCACCGGCGTGCCGGCGATCGTCGACCTCGCCGCGATGCGCGACGCCATGACCGCGCTCGGCGGCGATCCCAAGAAGATCAATCCGCTGGTGCCGGTGGATCTGGTCATCGACCACTCGGTGATCGTCGACGCGTTCGGCAACCAGCGCGCCTTCAAGGTCAACGTCGATCGTGAATACGAGCGCAACGGCGAGCGCTACCGCTTCCTGCGCTGGGGTCAGGAAGCGTTCGACAACTTCCGCGTGGTGCCGCCCGGAACCGGCATCTGCCACCAGGTGAACCTGGAGTATCTCGGCCAGACCGTCTGGACCAAGAAGTTCAAGACCAAGGACGCCAAGGGCAAGACCAATACCGTGGAGCAGGCTTTCCCGGACACGCTGGTGGGCACGGACAGCCACACGACGATGGTCAACGGCCTGTCGGTGCTGGGCTGGGGCGTCGGCGGCATCGAGGCTGAGGCCGCGATGCTCGGCCAGCCGATCTCGATGCTGATCCCCGAGGTGATCGGCTTCAAGCTGACGGGCAAGCTCAAGGAGGGCGTGACGGCGACCGACTTGGTGCTGACCGTCACCCAGATGCTGCGCCAGAAGGGCGTGGTCGGCAAGTTCGTCGAGTTCTACGGCGCCGGCCTCAACCACCTGCCGCTCGAGGACCGGGCGACGATCGCCAACATGGCGCCGGAATACGGCGCGACCTGCGGCTTCTTCCCCATCGACGAGGACACGATCCGCTACCTGAACCAGACCGGCCGCGCCAAGGGGCGTATCGAGCTGGTCGAGGCCTACGCCAAGGCGCAGGGCATGTACCGCACCGCGCGCGCCAAGGATCCGGTCTTCACCGATTCGCTCGAACTCGACCTCGGCGACGTCGAGCCGTCGATCGCCGGTCCGAAGCGGCCGCAGGACCGGGTCCTGCTGTCCGAGGCCAAGCCGAAATTCGTCGAGGCGCTGAAGACCGAGTTCGGCAAGGGCGAGGAGATCGAACGGCGCGCCGAGGTTGACGGCGAGAGCTTCGATCTGGGCCACGGCGACGTGGTGATCGCGGCGATCACCTCGTGCACCAATACCTCCAACCCCTACGTGATGATGGCCGCCGGCCTGGTCGCCCGCAACGCCGCCGCGCTCGGGCTCAAGCCCAAGCCGTGGGTGAAGACGTCGCTGGCGCCCGGCAGCCAGGTGGTCGCCGAGTACCTGGAGAAGTCGGGGCTGCAGAAGGAGCTCAACAAGGTCGGCTTCAACCTGGTCGGCTTCGGCTGCACCACCTGCATCGGCAACTCCGGGCCGCTGCCCGAGCCGGTGTCGAAGACGGTCAATTCGGCCGATCTCGTCGCCTGCTCGGTCCTGTCGGGCAACCGCAACTTCGAGGGCCGGGTCAATCCGGACGTGCGCGCCAACTATCTGGCCTCGCCGCCGCTGGTCGTCGTCTACGCGCTCGCCGGCTCGATGCAGATCGACATCACCAAGGATGCGATCGGCACGGACCGCAAGGGCAATCCGGTGTACCTGAAGGACATCTGGCCGTCGTCCGAGGAGGTCGCCGACGTCGTCCACAAGACGATCACCCGGTCGATGTTCCGCGAGAAGTATGCCGACGTGTTCAAGGGCGACCGCCACTGGCGCAAGATCGCCGTCGAGGGCGGCCTGACCTACGGCTGGGAGTCGAAGTCCACCTACGTGCAGAACCCGCCCTACTTCGTCGACATGGCGCGCGAGCCCGAGGCGGTGACCGACATCGAGAACGCTCGCGTGCTCGGCCTGTTCCTCGACTCGATCACCACCGACCACATCTCGCCGGCCGGCTCGATCAAGGCGGACAGCCCGGCCGGCCAGTACCTGGTCGGCAACAAGGTGAAGCCGATCGACTTCAACCAGTACGGCACGCGGCGCGGCAACCACGAGGTGATGATGCGCGGCACCTTCGCCAACATCCGCATCAAGAACCAGATGGTGCCGGGCGTCGAAGGTGGCGTGACGATCCATCATCCCGATGGCAAGGAGATGTCGATCTACGACGCGGCGATGAAGTATCGCGGCGAGAACGTGCCGCTGGTGGTGTTCGCCGGCAAGGAATACGGCACCGGATCGTCGCGTGACTGGGCGGCCAAGGGCACCCGCCTGCTCGGCGTGCGCGCGGTCGTCGCCCAGTCGTTCGAGCGCATCCACCGCTCCAACCTGATCGGTATGGGCGTGCTGCCGCTGCAGTTCACCGACGACCAGTCCTGGCAGACGCTGGGCCTGACCGGCGACGAGATCGTCACCATCGAGGGGCTGCAGGAGACGCTGAAGCCGGGCGCGACGCTGACGGCGAAGATCACCTTCGCCGACGGAAAGACCAAGTCGGTGCCGCTCCTGTGCCGCATCGATACGCTCGACGAGCTCGACTACTTCAAGAACGGCGGCATCCTGCAGTACGTGCTGCGCAACCTCGCCGCCTGA
- a CDS encoding DUF1223 domain-containing protein, whose protein sequence is MPLVITPLGMGAAKAGERLDVVELFTSQGCSSCPPADAVLGEMADRGDVLALSFNVDYWDYLGWKDTLASPDFTKRQKAYAHARGDRAVYTPQAVVNGMMHAVGSDRTDLRNAMQSTGDRLDTKAVDLALRRDGGAMVIETGKARGLLSRPKPATLWLVVFDDEKTVKIERGENRGKTVTYSNVVRRIEPIGKWTGDAATLTVPLPADGDAKCAVILQEGDGAAPGPILAAARL, encoded by the coding sequence TTGCCGCTCGTTATTACCCCCCTGGGCATGGGGGCGGCTAAGGCGGGGGAGCGGCTCGACGTCGTCGAGCTGTTCACCAGCCAGGGCTGCTCGTCCTGTCCGCCCGCCGATGCGGTGCTCGGCGAGATGGCTGATCGCGGCGACGTGCTCGCGCTCAGCTTCAACGTCGACTACTGGGACTATCTCGGCTGGAAGGACACGCTGGCCAGCCCGGACTTCACCAAGCGCCAGAAGGCCTATGCCCACGCGCGCGGCGATCGCGCCGTCTATACGCCGCAGGCGGTCGTCAACGGCATGATGCACGCTGTCGGCTCCGACCGGACGGACCTGAGGAACGCCATGCAGTCGACCGGCGACCGGCTCGACACGAAGGCGGTGGACCTCGCCCTGCGTCGCGACGGCGGCGCGATGGTGATCGAGACCGGAAAGGCGCGCGGCCTCCTCTCGCGGCCGAAGCCGGCGACGCTGTGGCTGGTCGTCTTCGACGACGAAAAGACGGTGAAAATCGAGCGCGGCGAGAACCGCGGCAAGACGGTCACCTATTCCAACGTCGTGCGCCGCATCGAGCCGATCGGCAAATGGACCGGCGACGCCGCGACGCTGACGGTGCCGCTGCCTGCCGACGGCGACGCGAAATGCGCCGTCATCCTGCAGGAGGGCGACGGCGCCGCGCCCGGCCCGATCCTCGCGGCGGCGCGGCTGTAG
- the htpG gene encoding molecular chaperone HtpG — protein MSTKTKKTETTEAQGAGSYAFEAEVGRLLDLMVHAVYSDRDVFLRELISNGADACEKLRYAARQDDSLLKGDPALAVTVTPDADAGTLTIADNGIGMDRDELVANLGTIARSGTQAFVEALNESGGDGGDGAESSSLIGRFGIGFYSAFMVADRVDVVSRKAGATEGFRWSSDGRGSYEIAPDESAPDRGTRIVLHMKDDARNFLEPHRLEQIVHAHSAHVPVPIRLKEGETAREIADGGALWLKPKSELSEDDYREFYRHVAGAWDEPALTVHYAAEGRQAYRVLLFVPTEKPFDMFDPARKGRTRLYVRRVFITDDAELMPGYLRFVRGLVDSDDLPLNISREMLQESPLLGQIRKAVANRVLSELAKLADKEPERYAQIWSAFGPVLKEGLYEDIERRDTLLGLARFHTTRDADGWRSLKDYVADMRENQTAIYYVTGDSAAQAAASPHLEGFRARGIEVLLLTDPVDHFWVRVATGFDGKPLKSVSQGDADITNVALLDEKAADEDDEAGPAVATLAAFVKQTLGDAVQDVRASTRLAESPVCLVATEGALDRRLERMLAKQEGAPERAAPVLELNPRHALIKHLAAQAGGDGDKALLADAAWLLYDEACILDGETPADPAAFAGRLTRLLLGRADG, from the coding sequence ATGAGCACCAAGACGAAAAAGACCGAAACAACCGAGGCGCAGGGCGCCGGGTCCTATGCTTTCGAGGCCGAGGTCGGCCGCCTTCTCGACCTGATGGTCCACGCGGTCTACTCCGACCGCGACGTGTTCCTGCGCGAGCTGATCTCCAACGGCGCCGACGCCTGCGAGAAGCTGCGCTACGCCGCGCGCCAGGACGATTCGCTGCTGAAGGGCGATCCGGCGCTCGCCGTCACCGTCACCCCCGACGCCGACGCCGGCACGCTGACGATCGCGGACAACGGCATCGGCATGGACCGCGACGAGCTCGTCGCCAATCTCGGCACCATCGCCCGCTCCGGCACCCAGGCCTTCGTCGAGGCGCTGAACGAGAGCGGCGGGGACGGCGGGGACGGCGCCGAGTCCTCCAGCCTGATCGGCCGCTTCGGCATCGGCTTCTATTCCGCCTTCATGGTCGCCGACAGGGTCGACGTCGTCAGCCGCAAGGCCGGCGCGACGGAGGGCTTCCGCTGGTCGTCCGACGGCCGCGGCAGCTACGAGATCGCGCCCGACGAGAGCGCGCCCGACCGCGGCACCCGCATCGTCCTGCACATGAAGGACGACGCCAGGAACTTCCTCGAGCCGCACCGGCTGGAGCAGATCGTCCACGCCCATTCCGCCCATGTTCCCGTGCCGATCCGGCTGAAGGAGGGCGAGACGGCCCGCGAGATCGCCGACGGCGGCGCGCTGTGGCTGAAGCCGAAGTCGGAGCTTTCGGAGGACGACTACCGCGAGTTCTACCGCCACGTCGCCGGCGCCTGGGACGAGCCGGCACTGACCGTCCACTACGCCGCCGAGGGCCGGCAGGCCTATCGCGTGCTGCTGTTCGTGCCCACCGAGAAGCCCTTCGACATGTTCGATCCGGCCCGCAAGGGCCGCACCCGGCTCTACGTGCGCCGGGTCTTCATCACCGACGACGCCGAGCTGATGCCCGGCTACCTGCGCTTCGTGCGCGGCCTCGTCGATTCCGACGACCTGCCGCTCAACATCTCGCGCGAGATGCTGCAGGAAAGCCCGCTGCTCGGCCAGATCCGCAAGGCCGTCGCCAACCGCGTGCTGAGCGAGCTGGCCAAGCTCGCCGACAAGGAGCCGGAACGCTACGCGCAGATCTGGTCGGCCTTCGGCCCGGTTCTCAAGGAAGGGCTCTACGAGGACATCGAGCGCCGCGACACCCTGCTCGGCCTCGCCCGCTTCCATACCACCAGGGATGCCGACGGCTGGCGCTCGCTGAAGGACTATGTCGCCGACATGCGGGAGAACCAGACCGCGATCTACTACGTCACCGGCGACAGCGCCGCGCAGGCCGCCGCCAGCCCGCATCTGGAAGGCTTCCGCGCCCGCGGCATCGAGGTGCTGCTGCTGACCGATCCGGTCGACCATTTCTGGGTGCGCGTCGCCACCGGCTTCGACGGCAAGCCGCTGAAGTCGGTGAGCCAGGGCGACGCCGACATCACCAACGTCGCGCTGCTCGACGAAAAGGCCGCGGACGAGGACGACGAGGCCGGCCCGGCGGTCGCCACGCTGGCCGCCTTCGTCAAGCAGACGCTCGGCGACGCGGTTCAGGACGTGCGCGCCTCCACCCGCCTCGCCGAGAGCCCGGTCTGCCTGGTGGCGACCGAAGGCGCGCTCGACCGGCGGCTCGAACGCATGCTCGCCAAACAGGAGGGCGCGCCCGAGCGCGCCGCCCCCGTGCTGGAACTCAACCCGCGCCACGCGCTGATCAAGCATCTCGCCGCCCAGGCCGGCGGCGACGGCGACAAGGCGCTGCTGGCCGACGCCGCCTGGCTGCTCTACGACGAGGCCTGCATCCTCGACGGCGAGACGCCGGCGGACCCGGCCGCCTTCGCCGGCCGGCTGACGCGGCTGCTGCTGGGAAGAGCCGACGGATAA
- a CDS encoding DUF2794 domain-containing protein: protein MRAASPEARNGAAARVSFDRRELGEILNVYGRMVAAGEWRDYAIDALKEKAVFSVFRRACEAPLYRIEKNPKLARRQGAYSVITTTGLILKRGHDLSRVLRAIDRRLKLVEA from the coding sequence ATGCGCGCCGCCAGTCCCGAAGCCCGCAATGGGGCCGCGGCCCGGGTTTCCTTCGATCGCCGCGAACTGGGCGAAATCCTCAATGTCTACGGGCGCATGGTGGCCGCCGGCGAATGGCGCGACTACGCCATCGACGCGCTGAAGGAAAAAGCGGTCTTCTCCGTCTTCCGGCGCGCCTGCGAGGCGCCGCTCTACCGAATCGAGAAGAACCCGAAGCTCGCCCGCCGCCAGGGCGCCTATTCCGTCATCACGACCACCGGCCTGATCCTCAAGCGCGGCCACGATCTGTCGCGGGTCCTGCGGGCGATCGACCGGCGCCTGAAGCTGGTGGAGGCGTAG
- a CDS encoding GNAT family N-acetyltransferase — protein MPDRDLTIRPATPDDSAAIAAIYADAVQSGTASFELTPPDATAMGQRLAALLDGGFPYLVAQSGGTIVGYAYAGAYRPRPAYRFTVEDSVYVARPAHGRGVGRALLAALIAEAEACGFRQMIAVIGDEASAGSIALHKAMGFDLVGTFKAVGWKFGRWRATVLMQRALGPGDTEPPPEGR, from the coding sequence TTGCCGGATCGCGACCTGACCATCCGCCCGGCCACGCCGGACGACAGCGCGGCGATCGCCGCCATCTACGCCGATGCCGTGCAGAGCGGCACGGCGAGCTTCGAATTAACCCCGCCCGACGCGACGGCGATGGGGCAGCGGCTGGCCGCGCTTCTCGACGGCGGCTTCCCCTATCTCGTCGCGCAATCGGGCGGCACGATCGTCGGCTACGCCTATGCCGGCGCCTACCGGCCGCGGCCCGCCTACCGCTTCACGGTGGAGGATTCGGTCTATGTCGCCCGCCCCGCGCACGGCAGGGGCGTCGGCCGGGCGCTGCTCGCCGCGCTGATCGCCGAAGCGGAGGCCTGCGGCTTCCGTCAGATGATCGCGGTGATCGGCGACGAGGCCAGCGCCGGCTCGATCGCTCTGCACAAGGCGATGGGGTTCGATCTCGTCGGCACCTTCAAGGCGGTCGGCTGGAAGTTCGGCCGGTGGCGGGCCACCGTCCTGATGCAGCGCGCGCTGGGCCCGGGCGACACCGAGCCGCCGCCGGAGGGGCGTTAG